tactccagatataacaaactgaccccagccccccgacacataaactactgcagcataaatactggaggctgagacaggaggggtcaggagaatgAACTGAGACTCTGGTGCTGCCTTGTCATTTTATGTCTTTGTCTGACATGGCTTTtgtctgtgcctctctctgtcctgtagatgTGGATGAGCCTGTGGTCTTTGCCACCAACTCCCTGCAGAGGAGGAAAAAGGGTCTGGCAGGGTTGCGCCCGGCGCAGCAGAAGGCCAAACCAGGCCTGATGATTGGCCTTCCCCAGGATTTCCGCCAGATCTCCTCCATCATCGATGTCGACATCCTGCCCGAGACACACCGGCGTGTCCGCCTGCACAAGCACGGTACCCACAAGCCCCTGGGTTTCTATATTCGGGACGGCGTGAGCATGCGGGTCACGCCTCAGGGCGTGGAGAAGGTGCCTGGTGTCTTCATCTCGCGGCTGGTGCGTGGAGGCCTGGCTGAGAGCACAGGCCTGCTGGGGGTCAACGATGAGATCCTGGAGGTCAACGGCATTGATGTGGCCGGCAAGTCTTTGGACCAGGTGACAGACATGATGGTGGCCAACAGCCACAACCTGATCGTGACGGTGAAGCCAGCCAACCAGCGCAACAACGTGGTGCCCCGGGCAAGCAGGGTCTCGGCAGGGGGCAACAGCTCCTCTGGATCCATAGGCTCCGCATTCTCCCATGACTCAGCCCCCAGCACTGCCTCTCAGAGTGTCAGTCaccatagcaacagtaacagcGTGGCGGAGGGCGACAGCGACGAGGACGGAGACGGAGACCTTATCATTGAGACTGACAGCCTGCCACCTTACCTGCCCCATCGCTGTGTGTCCAATGGTAACGGCAGCCACAGAGAGTCTCCATTGTCCTCGTCACTGGGGCAACGGCCCCTCCCCCAGAGCATGTCCCTGCCCAGCAGCGGCTCTCTTTCAGACAGCAAGGCCTCCCTGAGCTCCATGACCACCCCTACACACAACGGCAGCCCCACCAAGACCAGCAGCAGCCAGGAGAGCATGAGAGAGGATGGGAACATCATCACACTGTAAAACCCGGACATTAATAACAGAAGACAAAACATCACAATTGGAGAAAATCAACACACAAACGTTATCTGAACATAAAACAACAATTTGAATTGTTACCTCATAACAGAAAACAACTCATAACAATGATAAAGGCAATGATGATGGCTTTAACTTAAAAGTATCTGATGTGTATTCCATGCAACTAAACACTGTGGAACCAGCAGTCGTCATGTAATGAACTCAGTGGTCAGTGTAGTGTGAATCCTGATGCCTACTTACTACAAAACAAATGATGATCGCTGTCACCACCACCATAATGGAAGTGCCTTACGGCTTTCCGCACAACTCGCCTTATTTTTATCACTTTTATTTTACTTTCAAACAAGACCACCTCTCACTTCGATTCTAAACAGTGCCGTTGGGTGTCAGTGCAAAGGTAAAGATTGGCAGAAGGAGAAGCagacagaatgtgaaatgttatgtctgtctgtctgtgtgcaacAGCCCTTTTCTCTTGCTCATCCTGCATTCTGCAATACTTCCTCAGCATGTCCAAACAGTGTGTTCTCTTCCGTGTCTGTGACAATCATTGCTGATTGTGCTGCTGGTTGTTCGGCTGCTGAGCTGACAATAGCTTTTATCAGAGAGGAATAGGCGACGCAAGGTTTTACAAAATCTGTCCATGAAAATAAGCCCACAAAGTGAGGAATTTTTGTATGAAGGTGCATGAGTGTTGAATTTTGTCATCAGAAAATGCAATTGCTAATTTGCTAGGTGAGGCTTATTTTATCGAATAGAAATTTcgtaatggttaggttgttacgAATGCACTGATATGAGTGGACACACGTAGCGTTTCGGCAACTTAcccaaaaacaactttatatcagAGAAGTGCCTGTTGTCAtagagatagaggactcatcatggATATAACCCGTTTTaccatggacattgccattgagggcttccaccattttaaagtagtcaattgGGTTGGGATTTTTATGAGTTGGAGGCAATAAGCCAATGAAGAAAACTGACTACTTTAAATAGCCTATGGTGGCACAAATACAAGTAAgtgtcctctatctatctctatggtctGTTGTTCACACGCGTCTGCCCGcttattggctagaatggtcccacctgatcttgcctcccatctttgaggacatgtatttccattgttagtgCTCACTCaaatatcttgtcaatataatagacagtCTTTGCTTTTATTCCTCTGATTAGAAGTCATTGTGAATTGGATTCACATACAGCACATCTCGAAACATACCGGTCTTCCTCTGCTCATCCCCAGGAGGAATGTCATGGTATTACtgtacacacaacacaacaaagtCAAGTGAGGCTTTTACAATGTGTGCTTTGATCCCTGGGTCCCTTCTGAACATCCCTACTTCAATTCAATACACAAAGTTATGGCATATCATACTCTTTTCAAGGAAAATATGTAATGCGGCTGTTAATCATCATGGTGTTAGTATAGGAAATAGGAGGGAAATATGGTCCCCTGTGTCCCGATGTAGAGGTAAAATCATATTTATTTGACTTTCAGATAGTGACAAAGTTTACACACTGACAAGGGGTTGCATTATAGCAGTATATCCAACCAATTGAATCTGACTCAGAACCATCTTCAAGAGAATACCACTGTCTTTTATTTACTTTACAGCCACCAAACACTTGCCTAATCTAAAACATAGTCAGGTGATCTGGCTTTGTATTCCTCTCTCATAGTATCTGCTTCAGTGAAGTCAGGGGTTGCTTGGAGTTATAGAGGTCCCAGGATGAAACATTAGATCCTGGAGAATTTCCCTGGCAGACTTGCTATCTTGCTTTTAGAGAAACCAATTCCATTTCCTTCAGGACAAGGTTTCTCTCCCCTGAAAATTTGACAGAGGGGGAACACAACAGAAATAACATGGAGTGCTGTTGCTCCAGAAGGTCACGGCCTCTTATAGACCCAGTTCTCTTCAGGCCCACTTGTGACTGCCGTGTTTTTGTGTAAAATAAGGAAATTCCTTTCATGTTTGAAAAGCCTAGAGCTCTGCACATTGGGACCTTGTTCATACAATTAACTCCCTTCTTGATATCTAAACCAGAGGAGcatggggagggaaggaggagagagttcCTCTTACTTTTGAGGCTTTGGGGATCATCTTGCAGGGAGAGCTGTGAGGCAGACGGTCTAAAATCTACAAGCTTGGCCTCCCGAGTGTTGCAGCAGTCTAAAGCACTGCttcacagtgcttgaggcatcactacagacctgggttcgatcccagtcTGTGTCACAACCTGccatgaccgggagtcccatagggcggtgcacaattggcccagcgtcgcccgggttaggggaggcttTGGCTGGGGGGGCTGTACTTGGTTCACCGCGctttagcgactccttgtggcaggccgacTTCGAacatcagttgaacggtgtttcctgcagctggcttccgggtgttaagaaggtcatgtttcagaggacgcatgactctactttcgcctctcccgagtgagttgcagcgatgagacaagatcggaattgaaattgggagaaaaagggggtttAAAAAAAACTCCAAGCTTATGGTTGTTGGTTCTGACCCTCACTACTCCTGAACACAAGGGCCCCCTGACCCTCTGTTAGTACTGGAGTGAAGGAAAACTTTGACTGCCCTCACAGCTAGCAATGCCCACGACCTCCAGGCTAGTTGATGGGCTGTGTCTGTTTCTGGCTGTGTCTTAATGTCTGGAGTGAATcacagagacagcaggagcatCAGATGACCTACCACACCAGAAGGACAATATTGTGTTTTACATGGACATGATGTAGCTGTAGGTCAGCACTCAATCTGGAACCAACTGGAATATCACTGGAATAACACGAGTTCATTAACTCCCCATCTTAATGTTGACTTAGATTATTGAATTGACCAATAAGACACAACAAaaccagcagagctggttattgTTTTACTAGAGCTGCAGTTGTGTGGGTCACTGGCACTGCTGCACCAGGTGGCAGCCAGGTAGCATGGTACATTAATTAACCTGAGAATGAAGATGTTCACTTTGATAAGAGGGGAGGGGCAATTATCTATTGAAAGAGGCCATCATAAGATGCATTTTTAAAAATGGTTATCTTTATAGTCCAAGAAACACAAGTACATAGTCCTTGGACATCCTTGTAGAAAATACAAGAGAATCACCTTCACAGACACAGTATGGTCTTTTAATCTATTTACAGAAATCTGCACTCATCTATAACAGAAAAGCTACCACGTACTATACTGAATAATATTTTCATGTATGTAATTGTATATGTATAGATACAAATGAAAAATTATATAAAcaagggatttttttttattcactgGGAGATTTTGTTGGAAAATAACATTTTATAAATGTGTAAAATATGGAGTATTTTTCTTATTCTTGTACGTTTATTTGTATATGAGAATCCTGGAGAGGACATTTCTATTTCTTTGAGTACCGGGAACCAAACGGAGGAACAAAGTGTTTATATAAATCTGATGGGTCAGGGTGTACAATACTGTGAATGTCATATAGAGATATGCTGTTTGtgaaattacatattataataaaatattattttaaaaaaaatacagtattCTGATGTTTTTTTGTGGTCGCATAGGCCCCACCTCTGTCTCTCACTAACTCCTATCTCAATAtgctttaaaggcccagtgcagtcaaaaacgtgattttcctgtgttttatatacactttccatgacatggactgacctggtgaaagctatgatcccttattgaagtcacctgttaaatacacttcaatcagtagatgaaggagaggagacaggttaaagaaggatttttaagcctttatACAATTGACATGGATTGTATAttagtgccattcagagggtgaatgggcaagacaaaagatttcagtgcctttgaacaggatatggtaataggtgccaggtgcaccggtttgagtgtgtcaagaactgcattgctgctggggttttcacactcaaaagtttcccatgtgtatcaagaatggtccaccacccaaaggacatccagccaacttgacacatctgtatttgtattttgtagtaatatttattatggatctccattagctgccaaggcagcagctactctttctggggtccagAAAAATTAAGATAATTATACAACACATTAACGGCCCATGTACACTAGCACAAGATGGCATGTGGTGAAACATCGCTTCCCATTCATTTCAATGGAAGGAAAGCGGAGAGGGCTGGGGACCTTTGGGCGGCGTGAAGGTGGCGTGGGAGGTGGTGAAAAAGAAACTTTTCCCAACTTTATGCAAATCACCAGCGGCGACCGCTGGgcgatgaccaatcatatcgagtggttcccaTGACGAATTTGATGCTATGCGACCCAAGGCTggagactttcttcagcaaagatggctgacaaaaatactaggatggaagcaaatgtaagtgATTATAACGTCATAACGAATCTTTGTAACGGTCTTTGCTTCCATCCTAGTATTTTTGTCAGCCTTTCGGAAAAgccctttggaaaagctgaccacgactccattttgttgctccctgcctatagacggagactaaaacaggaagctcccgcgctcagatCTGTTCAACTCTGGTCCGACCAAtatgattccacacttcaagattgcttcgatcacgtggattgggatatgttccgcattgcgtcaaacaacaacattgatgaatacgctgattcggtgagcgagtttattagcaaatGCATCGGTGATGTCGTACCcccagcaactattaaaacattcccaaaccagaaactgtggattaatggcagcatttgcgcgaaactgaaagcgtgaaccactgcttttaacccgggcaaggtgaccggaaacatgaccgaatacaaacaggttagctattccctccgcaaggcaatcaaacaagctaagagtcaatatagagacaaagtagcgttgcaattcaacggctcatacacaagaggtatgtggcagggtttacagtcaatcacggactacaaaaagaaaatcagccccatcgcggaccaggatgtcttgctcccagatagactaaacaacttctttgtttgctttgaggataatacagtgccactgacacggcccgctaccaaaacctgcggactctccttcactgcagccgacgtgagtaaaacatttaaacgtgttaaccctcgcaaggctgcaggcccagacggcatccccagcagcgtcctcagagcatgcgcagaacagctggctggtgtgttcatggacataggctgggtttctgtacagcactttgagatattagctgatgtacgaagggctatataaatcaatttgatttgatttgacatattcaatcaatccttatcccagtctgctgttcccacgtgcttcaagagggccaccattgttcctgttcccaagaaagctaaaataactgagctaaacgactaccgccctgcagcactcacttccgttatcatgaagtgctttgagagactagtcaaggaccatatcacctccaccctacctaacaccctagacccactccaatttgcttaccgccccaataggtccacagacgacgcaatcgcagccacactgcacactgccctaacccatctggacaagaggaatacctatgtgagaatgctgttcatggactacagctcagcatttaacaccatagtatcctccaactcgacccagccctgtgcaactgggtactggacttcctgacgggccgcccccaggtgttgagggtaggtaacaatatCTCCATCCcggtgatcctcaacactggggccccacaagggggtgtactccctgttcacccacaagtttgcagacaacactacagtggtaggcttgattaccaacaactacgagacggcctacagagaggaggtgagggccctcggagtgcgGAGTgtgaaaataacctcacactcaacgtcaacaaaacaaaggagatgatcgtggacttcaggaaacagcagagggagcaccccctatccacatcgacgggacagtagtggagagggtagtaagttttaagttcctcagtgtacacatattggacaaactgaattggtccaaatcaaatcaaatcaaattttatttgtcacatacacatggttagcagatgttaatgcgagtgtagcgaaatgcttgtgcttctagttccgacaatgcagtaataacgaacaagtaatctaactaacaattccaaaaaactactgtcttatacacagtgtaagggcataaagaatatgtacataaggatatatgaatgagtgatggtacagaggagcataggcaagatacagtagatggtatcgagtacagtatatacatatgcgatgagtatgtaaacaaagtggcatagttaaagtggctagtgatacatgtattacataaggatgcagtcgatgatatagagtacagtatctacgtatgcatatgagatgaataatgtagggtaagtaacattatataaggtagcattgtttaaagtggctagtgatatatttacatcatttcccatcaattcccatgattaaagtggctggagtagagtcagtggcattgacagtgtgttggcagtagccactcaatgttagtggtggctgtttaacagtctgatggccttgagatagaagctgtttttcagtctctcggtcccagctttgatgcacctgtactgacctcgccttctggatgacagcggggtgaacaggcagtggctcgggtggttgatgtccttgatgatctttatggccttcctgtagcatcgggtggtgtaggtgtcctggaaggcaggtagtttgcccccggtgatgcgttgtgcagacctcactaccctctggagagccttacggttgagggcggtgcagttgccataccaggcggtgatacagcccgccaggatgctctcgattgtgcatctgtagaagtttgtgagtgcttttggtgacaagccgaatttcttcagcctcctgaggttgaagaggcgctgctgcgccttcctcacgatgctgtctgtgtgagtggaccaattcagtttgtctgtgatgtgtatgccgaggaacttaaaacttgctaccctctccactactgttccatcgatgtggatgggggggtgttccctctgctgtttcctgaagtccacaatcatctccttagttttgttgacgttgagtgtgaggttattttcctgacaccacactccgagggccctcacctcctccctgtaggctgtctcgtcgttgttggtaatcaagcctaccactgttgtgtcgtccgcaaacttgatgattgagttggaggcgtgcgtggccacgcagtcgtgggtgaacagggagtacaggagagggctcagaacgcacccttgtggggccccagtgttgaggatcagcggggaggagatgttgttgcctaccctcaccacctgggggcggcccgtcaggaagtccagtacccagttgcacagggcggggtcgagacccagggtctcgagcttgatgacgagcttggagggtactatggtgttgaatgccgagctgtagtcgatgaacagcattctcacataggtattcctcttgtccagatgggttagggcagtgtgcagtgtggttgagattgcatcgtctgtggacctatttgggcggtaagcaaattggagtgggtctagggtgtcaggtagggtggaggtgatatggtccttgactagtctctcaaagcacttcatgatgacggatgtgagtgctacggggcggtagtcgtttagctcagttaccttagctttcttgggaacaggaacaatggtggccctcttgaagcatgtgggaacagcagactggtatagggattgattgaatatgtccgtaaacacaccggccagctggtctgcgcatgctctgagggcgcggctggggatgccgtctgggcctgcagccttgcgagggttaacacgtttaaatgtcttactcacttcggctgcagtgaaggagagaccgcatgttttcgttgcaggccgtgtcagtggcactgtattgtcctcaaagcgggcaaaaaagttatttagtctgcctgggagcaagacatcctggtccgtgactgggctgggtttcttcctgtagtccgtgattgactgtagaccctgccacatgcctcttgtgtctgagccgttgaattgagattctactttgtctctgtactggcgcttagcttgtttgatagccttgcggagggaatagctgcactgtttgtattcagtcatgttaccagacaccttgctatgattaaaagcagtggttcgcgccttcagtttcacacgaatgctgccatcaatccacggtttctggttagggaatgttttaatcgttgctatgggaacgacatcttcaacgcacgttctaatgaactcgcacaccgaatcagcgtatttgtcaatgttgttgtctgaggcaatacgaaacatctcccagtccacgtgatggaagcagtcttggagtgtggagtcagcttggtcagaccagcgttggacagacctcagcgtgggagcttcttgttttagtttctgtctgtaggcagggatcaacaaaatggagtcgtggtcagctttaccgaaaggggggcggggcagggccttatatgcatcgcggaagttagagtaacaatgatccagggtctttccacccctggttgcgcaatcgatatgctgataaaatttagggagtcttgttttcagattagccttgttaaaatccccagctacaatgaatgcagcctccggataaatcgtttccagtttgcagagagttaaataaagttcgttcggagccatcgatgtgtctgcttggggggggatatatacggctgtgattataatcgaagagaattctcttggtagataatgcggtctacatttgattgtgaggaattctaaatcaggtgaacagaaggatttgagttcctgtatgtttctttcatcacaccatgtcacgttagtcataaggcatacgccccctcccctcttcttaccagagagatgtttgtttctgtcggcgcgatgcgtggagaaacccgctggctgcaccgcttcggatagagtcactccagttagccatgtttccgtgaagcagagaacgttacagtctctgatgtccctctggaatgctacccttgctcggatttcatcaaccttgttgtcaagagactggacattggcaagaagaatgctagggagtggtgcacggtgtgcccgtctccggagtctgaccagaagaccgcctcgtttccctctttttctgagtcgtttttttgggtcgctgcatgtaatccactccgttgcactggttgtaaggcagaacacaggatccgcatcgcgaaaaacatattcttggtcgtactgatggtgagttgacgctgatcttatattctgTAGTTCTTCTctgctgtatgtaatgaaacctaagatgacctggggtactagtgtaagaaataacacgtaaaaaaacaaaaaactgcatagtttcctaggaacgcgaagcgaggcggccatctctgtcggcgccggaagtggatgagggttgtgggcggagcagttgctgtaccaggcgatgatacagcccgacaggatgctcttgattgtgcatctgtaaaaaatgtgtgagggtttttggtgacaagccgaatttcttcagcctcctgagattgactggctatcatagccagttgtatccacccacacagacagtgtggtgaagaaggcgcagcagcgcctcttcaatctcaggaggctgaagaaattcggcttgtcaccaaaaaccctcacacattttttacagatgcacaatcagagcatcctgtcgggctgtatcatcgcctggtacagcaactgctccgcccacaaccgtaaggctctccagagggtagtgaggtctgcacaacgcatcagcttctatctcaaggccatcagactgttaaacagccaccactaacattgagtggctgctgccaacatactgactcaactccagccactgtaATAATGGAaatattgatgtaaaaaatgtatcactagccactttaaacaatgtttacataccctacattactcatctcatatgtatatactgtactctataccatctactgcatcttgccatctttatgtaataatgtatcactagacactttaaacaatgccacttttatatgtttacataccctacattactcatctcatatgtatatactctactcgataccatctactgcatcttgcctatgccgttctgtaccataagccattcatatatctttatgtacatattcttcatctcTTTACacttgttaggttag
This DNA window, taken from Oncorhynchus kisutch isolate 150728-3 linkage group LG22, Okis_V2, whole genome shotgun sequence, encodes the following:
- the LOC109866874 gene encoding partitioning defective 6 homolog alpha — its product is MVLSTGVQRANMSRYQRTPLKNTDNVVEVKSKFEAEYRRFALKMSGTCGFQEFYRLLQTVHHIPGVEVLLGYADIQGDLLPINNDDNFYKALSSANPLLRIIIQKRDVDEPVVFATNSLQRRKKGLAGLRPAQQKAKPGLMIGLPQDFRQISSIIDVDILPETHRRVRLHKHGTHKPLGFYIRDGVSMRVTPQGVEKVPGVFISRLVRGGLAESTGLLGVNDEILEVNGIDVAGKSLDQVTDMMVANSHNLIVTVKPANQRNNVVPRASRVSAGGNSSSGSIGSAFSHDSAPSTASQSVSHHSNSNSVAEGDSDEDGDGDLIIETDSLPPYLPHRCVSNGNGSHRESPLSSSLGQRPLPQSMSLPSSGSLSDSKASLSSMTTPTHNGSPTKTSSSQESMREDGNIITL